A region of the Alphaproteobacteria bacterium genome:
CGGAGGCCCCGGGGCTGGGCATCGAGATCGACCGGGCCGGGCTGGAACGATTCAAGGTCAATTGAAATCTAATGGAGAACGTCATGGGTAGTTACGCCGTTGTCGCCACCGTCGAGGTCAAGCCGGGCCAGCGGGACGAGGTCTTGAACGCCATGCGCGGCCATCGCGACCGCAGCCTCAAGGACGAGCCCGGCACCGAGCAGTTCGACCTGCTGGTGCCGCTCTATGACGAGAACAAGATCCTGATCTTCGAATGCTACGCCGACAAGGACGCCTTCAAGGCCCACGCCGGCGGTCCCAGCATGGCCCAGGTGGGTAAGGAGATCGATGGCTTGGTCGAGAGCATGACCGTCGAGCGCTGTAACGTAGACGGCGCTTGACGCCTCTTTTCGCCGGGCCTACTAATTCC
Encoded here:
- a CDS encoding putative quinol monooxygenase, translated to MGSYAVVATVEVKPGQRDEVLNAMRGHRDRSLKDEPGTEQFDLLVPLYDENKILIFECYADKDAFKAHAGGPSMAQVGKEIDGLVESMTVERCNVDGA